ACCGGCAAGACGGGAACTGACGCGCACCCATGAACGACGAGGGGGACGACGTTGCGGAAGCCGAACGCTCGCGGGCGACAAGCTTGATCACCCGGTTGATGCCCTCGCTCTTGGCGTTGCTGTACCCGGGGTCGATGAATGCCTCGGCCTCGGGCCACCAGCGGTCGACGGTGATGGCGAGCTGTCGGACTTCGGGAATGTCGGAGTC
This Streptomyces decoyicus DNA region includes the following protein-coding sequences:
- a CDS encoding transposase, whose amino-acid sequence is MWRSCAVRRRCRIPGPSPRRPRSCPAFLTWCADSDIPEVRQLAITVDRWWPEAEAFIDPGYSNAKSEGINRVIKLVARERSASATSSPSSFMGARQFPSCR